The window TCCGGCGTTCTACAATCGCCATTCAGTTGGTCAATCAATGCATCGGCCCCATGAGTGACCTGTGATATCTCACCTTGACAAGTTCAGTTTCGTTCTTGTGCTTGGCCAGATACCGCTGGATACTATTCCTTTTCACTTCGTCGCTCTTCGCCAGCGTATGTTGATGTGGCCCGGGGGTTCCGCTGATGCTAATATGGCCGTTCACCCTCTGAATCGTCCAGAACTTCTGACCCGGTGCCGGCAGATTGCTCGACGTGGCCGGCGCGACCCGCAGATCCCTCTCGCCTGGCGGTGCGAGGATGGTGTGGGCGCCGTTAAGGATCTGCTCCCCGTTGAGAGGCACATAAGTGCCATCATCTACGTCGTGAAGCGTTGCGCCGGGAAAGTACTCTGTGATCTTGATTTTGACGTCGCAGAGATTGAGCTTACGCGAGACACGGTTGCGGCGCTTCTTGTTGGGGTCGTCCGACTTCTTGGTCCCCGGTGGCCGACCCTTGAGACGGCAGTCCCAGTAGTGCGAGATGAAgggcttcttcttgtacGTTTGTGTGGACCTGTGGGAGTAGACATTGTCTATGTGCGGGAAGTAGGCTTCGAATCTGGGCATGTATCAGCGGATGCACACGAACTGTCAATTCTCGAGCCTGCGAAGGACGAGAACCTACTGTTCGTGAGTAAGAACGATGAGACCGTCTGCGTCAAACAGCTTCTGACGCCACTCGTCGAGGTTAGGAGGATCCATAACCCATTTACTACTAAGGAGACTACCGTGCGGCCTCCAACCGGGGGCGGTGGTGCCATCAATAGGAACGAAGCCGCTGGGCCCAATGAGAGACTCCGCTATCCCAGTTGCACTCTGATCAGGGATTGCGGGGCCCGGCGTCAGAATGCCAAATTGGCCATGCTGATCCGGTACCGGTATGACTTGGTGATGGCGAGCCTGCTGCACGTGAGCCGGCTGGTCTAGTTGCCCGAAAGGCCCTACATCGCTCGGCACGACCAcatgctgctgttgccgttCATTATGGTCATCCTGCTCGTCCCTATTGGACGACGACTGTACGTCCTGGCTGCGTGTAAGGTCCGGATGGAAGACCGGCCCGGGGACCTCTATCCCGGACATGTCGATGGCAGCGTTGGGGCCGATGccagggccgaggcggaATTGGGTTGCAGCCACGGTGCCGTCACCGGCAACGTCGTCCGGCGTAGGCGCAGGCGAGACACCGAactcctgctgctgctgtgggGCGTTCAGGTGGAGACTACCGtgcggggaggaggagacggctACGCCGCTCCTGGCTGGATGGACTTCAAAGGGGGATACCGGAGCTGTTGGCGGCATTTGCAGCatgggggagagggggcggAGGCGCAGTGTTGCTGCTTTAATGTGTCGTGCATTCCATGAGGGATGAATAAAAGTGGATGGCTGGGGGTGCTAGGTGGTTGTGGTTTTACACTGGGGGGGGTGCGCTAGGGAGTGATGGGCAGCAAGGCGGCAACTTGTGCACGGGCCAGCCCATGAGGATGGGAAGCTCCGGCCACTGGATGGATGTACGTCCTCTCAAAGCTGGATGGCAACGCTGGATGGTACTAACGGAAGGATGAGGTATCATTTAAAAGGCATGGTTCACTTGAACGAACCAGTTGACCCTGGGATTTCGGATGCATGGTTCATGCAAGTCATGTGTTATGTTCGTAACTCCAAACGTAACTAAATAATTCATCTTCACATATCTGCGTTGAGGCTTGTCCAGCCCACGCGTCGTCCACATTCAATGTAGTCCACATTCAAAGCCGCAAAGCGCCAGTCGAAGAAACCCCCTTTGAGAATTAGTAACAAGGGCCTACGTGGCTCATGGCCGTGTCTTCCAAATTCCGTAAGTAATCCAAGCCTGCCCAGCTCTAGTTTGCTGCATCCCACGACGAAAGGTCCATGGCGTCCATGGGGCCCATGTTCATCAGTGACCGCAACACTCCCTCAGCTCCAGGCGTCATGCCAGGCTGCCCTTGCAGCTCACCCCAGCCGTTCGACATACCAAAATCCGCTCCCGGTGTTTCGGGCATGGAGAATCTCTGAGTTGGCGTCAGCCCGGTCCGAATACCGAACGCACTTGCATCGTTGAAGTAGCTAGCGTTTCTGTCAGTACTACCGCGAGTGTTGGTGTTCTGTTGCGTTGTGACCGGGCTGGTGTCGAACGAGTTCTGGCTGGGTCCTTCGAGACCTCCTGCCGCCATGTTCGCTCGCTGGTCCGACGAACTTGAATTTGGTGTCGGTCGGTTCGAGTTGTCGCCATCTGTTGATCCCGATATGTTATTGTCGCCGCTGCTTTCGCTCTGTCCAAACCCTGTCAGGTGCCCGCTGCTTGAGCCAGATTTGTCGTATATGGAGCCGGAGCTTGGTGTCAACGCGTTCCCGTGCACGGGGACACCATGTGTTGTGTTCGTGCCGTATGACATGCCCTGTTCCGCCGAAAGCCAACCTTGGCCACCGAAGCCAGTTGATGCAGAGTTGGGAGCGGCGTCGCTGGTGTGCTCGGGCTCGACTATGTTTGGGGCCGTGGCGAGGTTGCCGTCATCCTCCACAGTCTTCATGAAGTGACATTCGTTGCGGTAGGACATGATGCCTTGTACACCCTCGGGGTCGTCGCAAACGGGGCCGTTGCCTCCACCTGTCTTCAAACCCGGCTGCAAACAAGTCAGATTGAATGCGTGTCAATTTGGCGGAGGATACATACGCTTTCACCGCTTCGCGGGAATGCCGTCTTTAGTTTTGGTATCCTTATCGCAAGAGCTTCCAAATCCACATCCAGCTGGACGAGGAAAGACTCGGTAAGTGGGTTCCGTCTCTTGAGCGCATTCATGGCAGAGAGGAGAAACCTGAGCGAGTCGGCTGTTTGACTGTCTTCGGGGCGGCTTTTGAGATACTGAACGAAGACCCTTGCCGCCACGTACAAGCAAAATGATATGAACGGATTCATCTGACACGTGTCAATAGATGCGGAGATGTGAAACGCGAGGAACAACGTACTGCTGAAAGGTCCAAATGTGATATCATCCTCATGATGCTCGCAATCTCGTTGGCCGCCGTAATACATCGCACCTTACTTTCCGCGCTGACTGAAGAGGGAAGCCTGTTCTTGTCGGCCTTGAAGATAGCAGCTTGGTGTAGGCAGATTGTCGACGTGTGGATGCTCATGTTGGTAAAGACGATGTTTGGGTTACCCAGGCCAATGGGTAGCTTGAGGTATGACGGCAGGCAGAGGGACGTGTTAAGAAGGATGTTGTCCATGTTGCGGTGCCGCTTCCAGAACTCGCCGTTGAGGTCGTGGTCTCGGTCGTCAACATCGGGCCGGTGCAGGTGAATCAAATTTCGGCCGAAGAGACATGCCATCAGCACAATGCCGCCAAAGGAAGAGAGCTTGCCCGCCCCAGAAGGGCTCATGCAGTCTTGCAGAGACTGCGTCTGCTCGGGCCGGCTCATGTCGAACGCCTCTTCTGAACAAGGCAGGTTTGTCATGATGTCCTTCTCATCGACAGTCATGGGCCACCCGGTACCGATGCTTGCGTAACGGTCCTCGCAGAAAGCCATCCAAAAAGTACGTCGCCTCTCCTCGCGCTCAGTCCAGTCTCTTGGCGGCGGAAGGCATTGCTTGACATCCAAACCAGCTCCATCAAGTCGGTGTAAGCCCATCCTAACAAGAGTTAGCCATACCTTCGGGCCACCAGCATGGAGAACGTCGACTCACATTTGACAAAGACGCACAGCTGACCCGGTGTTCATCCAAGCTCGAGGGAAATACATCATTTTGAACTCGTAGGAGGCCAGGAGCACATGCGTCTGAGCGTGAGCTACCGAGATCATGTGCTCGCCATAACCCTTAATGTAGTCTCCCTCCACATATTTCCGGGCTCTTTGGTAGAAGAGGTCCTTGAGATCAAGATACTTTTCTGTGATGGAACATGCCAGCGTCCATATAGCATACCTCAGTGCAACTGGGGGTCTTTGGTTCGGGGCTCTGCAAAGCGTGTCAGTGAGCGTGCTGTTGCGCTAGACAAACCCCAAATGGGTAGTGCCTTGGAACAAGGGTCATCCTACAGGTTCATGGCTGCTAGGTATCTGTATTTATGGATCATAGGCACTGACGGGTGGACCTTTTCAAAATAGATTTGATGGCTGCGAGATACGTGTTAGCCCATCATCACAGGCACAGCATGTTTGAAACACTGACAGCTCATCGATGGTTTCCTGGGGTGGAAGAGGctcctcaaggccgagcCCAATCATCTCCCAGGTGAAGTTGCCTCCGGCATTGTTCATGCCCATCGACATGTTGGAGTTGAAATTGAAATCCTCCATGGGCGGAGCAGCGGCATTCTGGGTCTGAGGCGAAGATTCGCCGGTGAAGCGCCATTGGTCCACGTCGTGGTCAGCTCCAATAccaagagaagaaggattGGGGATGCTGTAGCTCGTCGGTGCAGGAGCGCTTTGGTTGTGGTTCGGAGCCGTAGCATCCAGGTTTTGAGGCGTGTTCCTGGAAGGGTCGGCAGGTGC is drawn from Colletotrichum destructivum chromosome 6, complete sequence and contains these coding sequences:
- a CDS encoding Putative glutathione S-transferase, Thioredoxin-like superfamily, glutathione transferase family, translating into MLQMPPTAPVSPFEVHPARSGVAVSSSPHGSLHLNAPQQQQEFGVSPAPTPDDVAGDGTVAATQFRLGPGIGPNAAIDMSGIEVPGPVFHPDLTRSQDVQSSSNRDEQDDHNERQQQHVVVPSDVGPFGQLDQPAHVQQARHHQVIPVPDQHGQFGILTPGPAIPDQSATGIAESLIGPSGFVPIDGTTAPGWRPHGSLLSSKWVMDPPNLDEWRQKLFDADGLIVLTHEQFEAYFPHIDNVYSHRSTQTYKKKPFISHYWDCRLKGRPPGTKKSDDPNKKRRNRVSRKLNLCDVKIKITEYFPGATLHDVDDGTYVPLNGEQILNGAHTILAPPGERDLRVAPATSSNLPAPGQKFWTIQRVNGHISISGTPGPHQHTLAKSDEVKRNSIQRYLAKHKNETELVKNAGPMKATGKAHWTVKKREKESDLRLYSACYCPFSQRVWIALEAKGLQYQYCEEDPYKAPASRELLEANPRGTVPAIRQGDWACAESGVILEYLEEMDSNIPLFPTDVKLRANCRQWIDHINSRLVPAFYRLLREPEPAQQPQNIERLQEAIKDLVLAADEEGPFFLGSSLSLVDVHFAPFAVRLSRIMQFRCGWTAPTPGLRWARWLDALENNVHVRATTSGRDVYAETVELLQIALDREGRLSF
- a CDS encoding uncharacterized protein (Putative zn(2)Cys(6) fungal-type DNA-binding domain, transcription factor domain, fungi); translated protein: MSSSTPTPPDTNGASSHKRPRNPGADSNGREAATDNNNNNVPKPKRLACMICRKRKLKCDGVRPSCSTCARLGHSCAYDEVRRKSGPKRGYVKALEERLKQVETLLKTQDPPVAPADPSRNTPQNLDATAPNHNQSAPAPTSYSIPNPSSLGIGADHDVDQWRFTGESSPQTQNAAAPPMEDFNFNSNMSMGMNNAGGNFTWEMIGLGLEEPLPPQETIDELHQIYFEKVHPSVPMIHKYRYLAAMNLAPNQRPPVALRYAIWTLACSITEKYLDLKDLFYQRARKYVEGDYIKGYGEHMISVAHAQTHVLLASYEFKMMYFPRAWMNTGSAVRLCQMMGLHRLDGAGLDVKQCLPPPRDWTEREERRRTFWMAFCEDRYASIGTGWPMTVDEKDIMTNLPCSEEAFDMSRPEQTQSLQDCMSPSGAGKLSSFGGIVLMACLFGRNLIHLHRPDVDDRDHDLNGEFWKRHRNMDNILLNTSLCLPSYLKLPIGLGNPNIVFTNMSIHTSTICLHQAAIFKADKNRLPSSVSAESKVRCITAANEIASIMRMISHLDLSAMNPFISFCLYVAARVFVQYLKSRPEDSQTADSLRFLLSAMNALKRRNPLTESFLVQLDVDLEALAIRIPKLKTAFPRSGESPGLKTGGGNGPVCDDPEGVQGIMSYRNECHFMKTVEDDGNLATAPNIVEPEHTSDAAPNSASTGFGGQGWLSAEQGMSYGTNTTHGVPVHGNALTPSSGSIYDKSGSSSGHLTGFGQSESSGDNNISGSTDGDNSNRPTPNSSSSDQRANMAAGGLEGPSQNSFDTSPVTTQQNTNTRGSTDRNASYFNDASAFGIRTGLTPTQRFSMPETPGADFGMSNGWGELQGQPGMTPGAEGVLRSLMNMGPMDAMDLSSWDAAN